A DNA window from Vigna unguiculata cultivar IT97K-499-35 chromosome 10, ASM411807v1, whole genome shotgun sequence contains the following coding sequences:
- the LOC114165465 gene encoding solute carrier family 40 member 2-like, whose protein sequence is MEESVKLRVPPLTGQQEQPLALINYLYIGHFLARWGTRMWEFSVGLYMINIWPESLLYAAIYGAVESASIAVFGPIIGKLVDKLSSLKVLQLWLVTQNLSFVIAGACVVTLLNHSSLKFTHFSIFMFLVLLINVCGGIGVLSTLAGTILIEREWLLVICEGQPPELLTKMNSVTRRIDLCCKLLAPVITGFIISFVSLKASAITLALWNTVSVWVEYWLFTSVYEGIPALGQSSQKRMARLLQCDQEMNNLSSEEDSLLPVTECSSEFADRKWNKKISDKISEIPYVAAWRVYLQQEVALPGLALALLFFTVLSFGTLMTATLEWEGIPAYVIGLGRGINAVIGIAATVAYPVLESRISTIRTGLWSIWSQWTCLLPCIAAIWIQSGFLSSYILMGSVATSRLGLWMFDLSVLQHMQDLVTESDRLIVGGVQSSLQSLMELLAYVMGIIISDPRDFWKLAVISFQAVTLAAFLYCIHAYRVRKHLFHFDRMLWAKCFVIAS, encoded by the exons ATGGAAGAAAGCGTGAAACTGAGGGTGCCTCCACTCACTGGACAACAAGAACAGCCATTAGCTCTAATCAATTATCTCTACATTGGACACTTCTTAGCAAGATGGGGTACCAG AATGTGGGAATTCTCTGTTGGTTTATACATGATCAATATTTGGCCAGAGTCCTTGCTGTATGCAGCAATATATGGTGCAGTTGAATCTGCCTCCATTGCTGTGTTTGGTCCCATAATTGGAAAATTGGTTGATAAGTTGTCTTCTCTTAAG GTTTTACAATTGTGGTTGGTGACACAAAATCTCTCTTTTGTTATTGCTGGGGCCTGTGTAGTTACCTTACTCAATCACTCATCTCTGAAGTTTACACACTTCTCAATTTTCATGTTTCTTGTGTTGCTAATCAATGTCTGTGGTGGCATTGGTGTGCTTTCAACTCTTGCCGGTACAATCCTGATTGAAAGAGAATG GTTGTTGGTTATATGTGAAGGTCAACCCCCAGAATTGCTTACAAAGATGAATTCAGTCACAAGAAGAATTGATCTATGTTGCAAACTTCTTGCTCCTGTCATAACAGGGTTCATAATAAGCTTTGTATCACTAAAAGCATCTGCAATAACTTTAGCACTGTGGAATACTGTCTCTGTTTGGGTGGAGTATTGGCTTTTCACTTCTGTATATGAAGGGATTCCAGCTTTGGGCCAAAGTAGCCAGAAAAGGATGGCAAGACTTTTACAATGTGATCAAGAAATGAACAATCTTAGCTCTGAGGAAGATAGCTTGCTTCCTGTTACTGAATGTAGCTCAGAATTTGCAGATAGAAAATGGAACAAAAAAATTTCTGACAAAATTTCAGAGATTCCTTATGTTGCTGCATGGAGAGTTTACTTGCAACAAGAAGTTGCACTTCCTGGACTAGCTCTGGCCTTGCTATTTTTCACAGTACTAAG TTTTGGAACTTTGATGACAGCTACTTTAGAATGGGAAGGAATACCTGCATATGTTATTGGACTAGGAAGAGGAATAAATGCTGTGATTGGAATAGCTGCAACAGTTGCATACCCTGTGCTAGAGTCTCGTATATCAACCATTAGAACTGGACTTTGGTCAATATGGTCTCAG TGGACTTGCCTCCTTCCATGTATAGCTGCAATATGGATCCAAAGTGGCTTTCTATCATCATATATTCTGATGGGAAGTGTAGCCACTTCTCGGCTTGGATTGTGGATGTTTGATTTGTCAGTACTTCAACACATGCAG GATCTTGTCACTGAATCCGATCGTTTGATAGTTGGAGGTGTTCAAAGTTCTCTTCAGTCTTTGATGGAATTGTTGGCCTATGTTATGGGAATCATAATATCTGATCCACGG GACTTCTGGAAATTGGCTGTAATATCTTTTCAAGCAGTGACATTAGCTGCTTTCTTATACTGTATCCATGCATACCGTGTAAGAAAGCACCTCTTCCACTTTGACAGAATGTTGTGGGCTAAATGTTTTGTAATAGCATCTTAA